CCGGCTTCCCGCGTCCCCAGTGGGACGGTCCCGTCAGCGCCTTCCGCACCTTGCTACCCACCTGAGACCTGGCCATCTCACGCTCCCTTGCTCCATTCTCCTTCGGAGCCAACGACTGCTCCCTCGTTGAACCTAGGGACGCAGCCCCGCCGCGCAATCCACGCCCCCGTGTGAGGACGGCGGGGACGAAGAACACCCGCTGGACCCCGAGCGAGGCTCCCGCCCACAACCCGCCCCGCGTGGCCACGAACACGGACGTGCGCCCTCGCGGCCCCAGCGCCCATGCCACGCCCGCCTTGACCAGCGTCACGACGGCCTCGAGCGCCAACCCGGTCGGGCTCGCCTTGAAGCCCTCGAACGCCTCACGGTCCTCGAGGAGGATGACCTCCGACGAGGTCTGCCCTCCCAACTGCACACCGAGCGTCGCCCTCACCAGCGCGGCGTACCCCACCAGGTGCCCGCGCACGAACACCTCGCCCAACCCCCACGCGCCCCCCAGAATCGCGCTGCCCTGCCCCAACGAGGGGAACACGATGCACGCATACGCACGAGCCCTCGTCCGGCGGAGCTCCGGCGAGCGCGCCTCCATGCGATGGAGCGCGGCCAGGGCGTCCCGATGGAGCCTCCCGTGGACGTCCCTCTCCTTGCGCGCGAGCGCGACCAGCCGCCGCGCCCCCTGCACGATGCGTCCCATCGCTCGTGTCTCAGCTCGCCCGGAGTTCGTGGGCCCGCGTCTTCAAAAGCCGCGTCCCAAGCGTCGCCAGGGTCGACACACCCATCACGACCGCGGTGCGATGCCGGGGATGGGCCTGGAGCCAGCGCTGCAAGCCGCCGCCAGCGTCCTCCCTCGACGAATCCTCCGTCTCACGCCCGCCGCCATCCTCGGAGGCCCTCTTCGCCACCGCGGTGGGATGCCGGGGACGGAGATGGAGCCAGCGCTGCAAGCCACCGCCAGCGCCCTCCCCCGACGAGGCCTCCTTCTCTCGCCCACCGCCTTCCTCGGAGTCCTTCGCCTGGCGTTCCTTCTCCGACGAGGGAGGCATGAAGGTGAACTTCTGCCCTCCCAGCGACACCTCGAGCAACATCCCGCCACGCGAGTACGCGTGAGCGGTGCACTTCGCGTAGTTGGTGGTCCCCGAAGCCGCGGCCTTGATGATGACCGCGGAGGCGTTGGCGGCGAAGGCCACCTTCCCCCCCTTGAAATCCTCGAGGGCGTTACGGTCCTCGAAGAAGATGAGCTCGCTGAACGTCTGCCCTCCAACCTGCACGCCAATGGTCATCTGCGAGAGGGTCGCGAAGCCGATGGGCTTGCCCCGCTCGAAGACCTCGCCGTGACCGTAGGTGCCTCCGAGCACCAGCGAGGCACGCCCCATGGAAGGAAAGACCGCGAACCCCCGCGCCCGCTCGAGCGCCTGCTTCAGCTCCGGGTTCTTGCGCTCGAGTCGGCCCAACGTCGCCATGGCTTCCTCGTGCAGCGTCTTCTCCTGCTCCGCATTCATGTCGACCTCCAGATGAAGCAACGTGACCACGCCTCCTCCGGGTGGGAACCGACCGTCGGGCGGACAGCCACGCCTCGCGTGTCCCGGCTGCCGGCACCCTGCCCGGAGGTGCCTAGCTTCTCGATGAGGCGACACCGCGCGACGCGATGACACCGCGGAGGACACATTTCATGGGCTCGGTGAAGACGAGGGGCGAGCAGCGGACGCGCGAGACGGCGCGACGCCAGCCGCCCCCCCGGGGAAAGGCGCGACGACAGCTCGAACAGCTTTCGGGTCGGGCCCGGGAACGGATGTTGGAGCGATTGGATGACCAGCGCGACGCGTTCGTCCGCGCGCTGGAGGACACGGCACATGGGCTGGAGCGAGCCACCGGGCGCAACCCGAGCTCCCTGACCCAGCGCATGCTGGAGACGGGAGGACGGGCCCTGCGTGGAGCGTCCACCCACCTGGGCGGTCATTCGGCCGAGGAGCTCCTGGCACAGGCGGGGCGACAGGTCCGGCAACGTCCCGGCTGGTGGATGACGGGCCTGCTGGGAGCGGGCCTGCTCGCCGGGCGGGTGCTCCGCGCGAGTGGCGTGGTCGAGGCAAGCGAGGAGGAGACATGAGGCGAGCGACCAGCAAGAAGGGGGCGACCCGACCCTCGCGAACGGCCTCACCACGGCAAGCCGCTCGTGGCGAGCTGGCGAAGAGACCGGGCAACGGGGGGCGGGATTCCGCCCCCCTGCTCCCGTCACAGGGGCTCTCGCGTGAAGGCGCACGTGAGCGCGTGACTCGCGCCCGGGCCTGGACGGGACGCGCCGTCCGGGAACATCCCGTCGGCGTGGGGCTGGGCGTCCTCGCGCTAGGGTTCCTCTCCGCGACCCTGCTTCCGGCGACCCGCGTGGAGCGCCGAGCCTATACCCGCGCCGCGGACAAGCTGCGCGACCTCGCGGACGAACTGGAGCGCACCGGTCATTTCGATGACGCGGTATCGACCTTGAAAAGGGTCGCCGTCGCCACCGCCACTGATCACTGGGTGGGCCGTTCCTCCGAGGACGACGAGTCCACCGCCGACTCACGACCTCGAACGCGGGAGCGGGGCAGGCGTCCCTCCTCCGAATAGCGGCGAGGTCGCCGCGTGTCGACCCCCGTGCGTGGAGCCCCGGCCATCACGCGCGCTCGCGTCAGCGTGTCAGCGAGAGCCCCCGCGTCGCGCGCCGCGCTTCCGCGACGAACGGGAGGGGCCAGCGCTCTTGCCGCCCCGGCGGGAAGGGGACGCTGGCAGTTTCACGCCCGCCCGCATCCCCGCCTCGAAGTCGCCATGGTGTTCCCCTGGGGCGAGGCGCGCGGGCAAGCCGACCCGGAGCGAGTCGTGCACCCGCTCCATCTCCGGCGACGCCCAGGTCCGCACCCTCACGCCCTCGAGCGCGTGGACCTCGAGGGAACGCCCCTTCGCCCTCGCGGCGATGAGCGCATCACACTCGGGGGCATCCAGGCGGGAGTCACCGCGCGCACGACCGTGGAGGCCGGCGACGGGTGGAGCGTCCCTCGCTCGGCCCTCCGCGCGCGTCGCCGGAATGCGGCCGCGCCGGGTTCTTCCTCGACGCCGCTCGGACATGGAGCCCTCCCTGTCAGTCGTTCCCATGACGTCCTCGGCTCAACGTAGGGCGGGCGAGTCCCGCGTCCAATGCGCTGGCGGGCGGCGGCGGTCGATGCGAGCGCACGGGCCTCGCGAAGGCCCCGGGCCCGACACACGAGGGCGCCACGCTCGTGGGTGACAGGCGCTTCCGCGTCCCCCAGCTTGAGTCCGGAAGGAGGCAACCGTGGCACATACGAGCTGGGTTCCCTGGAAGCACCAGGCGCGGAAGCAGCGGGACAAGAAGACGGAGAAGACGCGTGCCCCCTCCGACGAGGAGCAGCGGAACGGAGGAGCGACGCGCGAGGAGACGCGGCGCCTGCTCGCGCAGACGGGCGTGGACGAGGGCCCCATCGAGACGGTTCCCGACGTGCTGCTCGACGTGCCCACGGTGAAGGTGGACGAGATATCGCTCGACGTGGAGAGCCTGCATGCCCGCGTGGCGCTGCACGCGGAGCTCGCCAACCTGGTGAAGCTCGACGTGGGCGCCGAGGTCGACATCGACCGGGTCGAGCTCACCATCCAGGGCGTGGAGGCCCAGGCCCTGCTGAAGGTGCGACTCCAGCGCGTCTACGAAATCCTGAACCGCGCGCTGCAGACGGTGGATGACCATCCGGACCTGCTCGCAAGCCTCCTCAAGCCCCTGGGGCACGCGGTCTCCGAGGTGGGAGATGCCGCCCACGAGACGCTCCGCCCCGGTGGCGCCGTCTCCGAAGTGGCCCACGACGTCGGGGACACCGCGAAGACGGCGCTGGGACCCGGTGGCACCCTGACGCGTGTCGCGGGGGACGTGGGCGACGCGGCGAAGCAGACCCTCGGCCCGGGAGGCGCGGTGAATGACGCGGTCAAGGGGACGGTGGGCCCGGAGGGCGTGGTGAGCAACGTCGGGCGCACCGTCGACCGGGCGCTCCCGCAAGGAGCCGGACGCGGTCGGTCGTCGGCGCGAGCCCAGGGACACCGCCCGGCGACCCCCTCGCGACGAAAGCAGGGCAAGCGCGGGCACACCGCGCCTCGGGCGACGAAGCGACGCGCGTCGAAGCGAAGCCGGCAGCCCCGGCACTGAACCCGCGAGCCCGCGCCAGCCGCGAGGCGCCCCCAGGGCACGCATCGGCCGGATGACCGACCTCCTCCCGTTGACCGACCTCGGGCGGATGACGGACGCGCGCGGGCCGAGGGCCATGAGACGAAAGGGGCCTCCACCGCACCCCGCGAGGTCTCATGAGCAAGCGATTGCGATTCATCCTCGGCGCCGCACTGGTGTTCCTCATGCTCGCCGGCGCGGGCGTGACGCTGTTCGGCGACAACATCCGGAAGTTCTTCGGTCAAAGCACCGCCGCCCTGGCGAGCCCCGTCTCGTACAGCGGCAGCCGCGAGGGCGCGTCCGTCGACTATGGCCCGGGCTTCCAGCGCAAGAAGATGAGCGTGTTCCTCGAGGAGACCTCCGCGCGGCAGGCGCCCCAGTCGCGCGAGCCCGCCCCGCCGCCCAATGCCTTCACGCTCGCCGCGACCGATGCCCTGTCCACCTTCGCGGTCGACGTGGACACGGCCTCCTACGTCCTCTTCCGCCGCACCGTGCGCGAGGGCCGACGCCCCCATCCTTCCGAGGTCCGCGTCGAGGAGTGGGTGAACTACTTCCGCTACCGCATCCCGGAGCCCACGCCGGAGGAAGGCGCCTTCCATGTCGCGCTGGAGGCGGCCCCCTCCCCCTTCAAGCCGCGGCAACACATCCTGAAGGTCGGGCTCCAGGGCCGACACGTCGCGCCGGAGCAGCGCAAGCCCACCCACCTGGTCTTCCTGGTCGACACCAGCGGCTCCATGGAAGGCGCCGACCGTCTGGGACTCGCCAAGACGGCCATGCGGCTGGCGGTGGCGAAGCTCAACCCCACCGACACGGTCACCCTCAGCACCTACGCGGGCGACGTGCGCACGGTGCTGGAGACCACCCCGGCGAAGCAGCGCGGCGTCATCGAGGCGGCCATCGACTCGCTGCGCTCCGGCGGGGGGACCGCCATGGGCGACGGCCTCGAGCTGGCCTACCGGCACGCGGCGCGCATGGCCGGTCCGAATCGCGTCGCGCGCGTGGTGGTGCTCACCGATGGAGACACCAACCTGGGCCGCAACCTCACCGCCAGCGACATGCTGAAGGCCGTCCGCGGCTACGTGAAGGAGGGCGTGACACTCTCCACCATCGGCTTCGGCATGGGCAACTACCGCGACGACCTGATGGAGAAGCTGGCGAACGAGGGCAACGGCAACTGCTTCTACATCGACTCCGAACAGGAGGCCCGGCGCGTCTTCCAGCAGCAGCTCGCCGGCACCCTGGAGGTCATCGCCCAGGACGTGAAGGTGCAGGTGGAGTTCGACACGGCGGCCGTGCGCGGCTACCGGCTGCTGGGCTACGAGAACCGCGCCATCGCGGACCGGGACTTCCGGGAGGACTCGGTGGACGCGGGCGAGATTGGCGCCGGCCACACCGTCACCGCCCTGTACGAGGTGGAGCTGACCGGCGAGGGCGAGCGCGTGGCCACCGTGCGCGTGCGCGCGAAGCAGCCGGGCGGCGCCGAGGCCGCCGAGCAGCGCTTCTTCCTCGAGCGCTCCCAGGTGCGCGAGACGCTGGCCCAGGCCTCCTCCGACCTGCGCTTCGCCGTCGCCGTGGCGGGCACCGCGGACCTGCTGCGCGGCGTGAACACGGAGGACGAGGACCGCGGCTTCTCCCGCGTCCACTCCCTCGCCGAGGACGCCGTCGACGGCCAGGCGGACCGCGAGGAGTTCGTCTCCCTGCTGCGCCAGGTGCGCACGCTGGCGTCCCAGCGCGTCGCCACCGTGCCCTACTGAAGCGCGCGCGCCGCCGCCGCGTCCAGCCACACCTCCACGTCGCGGTGGAGCTGGAGGAAGGACGCGGGGCAGCGCGGCGTGACGGGCCCTTCGACCATCGCCCGCACCGCCTCCGCCTTGCCCTCGCCGAAGGCCAGCAGCACCGCGCGCCCGGACTGGAGCAGCGCGCCCATGCCCAGCGTCAGCGCCTCCATCGGAACGCGGCCCGGGTCGTCCCCGAAGAGCATCAGGTTCGCCAGCCGCGTCTCGCGGCTCAGGCGCGTCCGGTGACAGGCGGCCACCAGCCCCTCCGCCGGCTCGTTGAAGGCCAGGTGCCCGTTCGCGCCGATGCCCAGCAACACCAGCCCCAGGCCGCCCACGTCGGCCAGCGCGGTGTCATAGCGGGCACACTCCGCCGCCAGGTCCTCCGCGACGCCATCGAGGAAGTGGATGTTCCCCGGCGTCAGGTTCACGTGCCGGAACAGGTGCCGCTCCATGTACGCGCGGAAGCTGCCACCGTCCGTCGCGGGGAGGCCCACGAACTCGTCCAGGTTGAACGTGCGCACCGCCGACCAGTCGAGCCCCTCCCGCGCGGACAGCGCCACCAGCTCCCGGTACACGTTGAGCGGCGTGCGCCCCGTGGGCAGGCCGAGCGCCAATGACGGACGCGCGCGGACCGCCTCGGCGAGGCGCGCGGCGCACGCGGTGGCCGCCTGCTGTTCGGAGTCGAAGACGCGGATGTTCACGGCAGGGTGGGAAGATAAGGCGCCCGCGCGCGGACGCGAGCCCCAACTCCCGGTGCCTCGCGAACTCAACCGCCTCACGCCTGGATGCTCATTACTGCACGAATGCGACGCGTCATCGCGAGGAATGCGGACCGCGGGCTCACCGGGTGACACACGGGTGCGCGGTAGAGTCGCCCCATGGACCCCTTCGTCAGTCTCGATGGCACCGCGCAGGCCGAACTCGTCCGCCGCCGGGAGGTCACGCCGCTGGAGCTGGTGGACGCGGCCATCGCCCGCATCGAGCGGTGCAACCCCAAGCTCAACGCCGTGGTCCAGACCCAGTTCGACGCCGCGCGGGAACAGGCGAAGGGCCCGCTTCCGGAGGGGCCCTTCACCGGCGTGCCCTTCCTCCTCAAGGACCTGCTCGCCGCCCAGCGGGGCCAGCCGCTCACCGGCGGCTCGCGCTTCATGAAGGACTTCGTGCCGGACCACGACAGCGAGCTGGTGAAGCGACACCTGCGCGCGGGGCTGGTGGTGCTGGGCAAGACGAATACGTCCGAGCTGGGCCTCCTGCCCACCACCGAGAGCGCGCTGTACGGCCCGTGCCGCAACCCATGGGATGTGACGCGGTCGGCGGGGGGCTCCAGCGGCGGCGCGGCGGCGGCGGTCGCCAGCGGCATGGTGCCCTTCGCGCACGCGTCGGACGGCGGCGGCTCCATCCGCATCCCCGCGTCGTGCTGCGGCCTCTTCGGCCTCAAGCCCACCCGGGGCCGCAACCCCACCGGGCCGGACCTCGCGGACGCCTATCACTGGCTGGTGGCGGACCACGCCATCACGCGCACGGTGCGAGACAGCGCCGCGCTGCTCGACGCCACGGAGGGGCCCGACGTCGGCGCCCCCGTGTTCGCGCCGCCCAGGAGCCGGCCCTACCTGATGGAGGTCGGCGCCCCGCCGGGCCGCCTGCGCATCGGCCTGTCGCTGCGCAATGCCATGGGCGCCCCCGTCCACCCCGAGTGCCTGGCCGCCGTCGCCACCGCCGCGCGCAGGCTGGAGGGCCTGGGACACTCCGTCATCGAGGCGAACCTGCACCTGCCCGGCGAGGAGGACCTGGGCCAGCACTTCATGACCGCCTGGGCCGCGGGCGTCGTCCACGGGCTGGAGGCCGCGGCCCGGCGCATGGGCCGCGAGCCGGACCCGACGGAGGTCGAGCCCTTCACCTGGGCCCTCTATCAGTTCGGCCTGGCGCAGGGGCTCTCCGGATACCTGCGCTCCCAGGAGGAGCTCTTGCGCTTCAGCCGCGCCTTCGCCCACCGCTTCGAGGAGGTGGACGCGTGGCTCCTGCCCACCGTCACCGAGCCCGCCCCGACGCTGGGCTCGTTCGCCACCCCGCCCGGCGAGCCGCTCCAGCCCCTGTTCCACGCCGCCACCTTCACGCCCTACTGCCCCATGGCCAACATGGCGGGCAACCCGGCGATGAGCGTCCCGCTCCACTGGAGCCCCGAGGGCCTCCCCATCGGCGTGCAGTTCATCGGACGCTTCGGCGACGAGGCCACCTTGTTCCGGCTGGCCGCGCAGCTCGAGGCCGCGCATCCCTGGACGCACCGCCGCCCCGCCGTGTCCGCCTGAGACACCGCCGCGAGCAGGCGCGTTGACTGTTTTACCAAGGGCCCGGCGCGTCTTCCGTCGGGCGTTCGAGCAAACTTCCGCGCACGCGTGGGCGGCGGCGCGATACAACTTCCCCATATGAAAGTCGCCGTGCTCACCGGCGGGGGCGACTGCCCCGGCCTGAACGCCGTCATTCGCGCCATCGTCCGTCGTGCCTCCGCCCATGGTTTCGAGATGATGGGCCTGCGGGATGGTTGGAAGGGCCTGCTGGAGGACAACCACTTCCGCCTCACCCGGGAGACGACCTCCGGCATCCTCCACCGCGGCGGCACCATCCTCGGCACCTCCCGCGTCAACCCCTTCAAGGTCGAGAACGGCCTGGAGCGCGTCAAGCGCGCCGTGGAGCGCAATGGCATCCACGCCATCATCGCCATCGGCGGTGA
This region of Myxococcus stipitatus genomic DNA includes:
- a CDS encoding vWA domain-containing protein, with translation MSKRLRFILGAALVFLMLAGAGVTLFGDNIRKFFGQSTAALASPVSYSGSREGASVDYGPGFQRKKMSVFLEETSARQAPQSREPAPPPNAFTLAATDALSTFAVDVDTASYVLFRRTVREGRRPHPSEVRVEEWVNYFRYRIPEPTPEEGAFHVALEAAPSPFKPRQHILKVGLQGRHVAPEQRKPTHLVFLVDTSGSMEGADRLGLAKTAMRLAVAKLNPTDTVTLSTYAGDVRTVLETTPAKQRGVIEAAIDSLRSGGGTAMGDGLELAYRHAARMAGPNRVARVVVLTDGDTNLGRNLTASDMLKAVRGYVKEGVTLSTIGFGMGNYRDDLMEKLANEGNGNCFYIDSEQEARRVFQQQLAGTLEVIAQDVKVQVEFDTAAVRGYRLLGYENRAIADRDFREDSVDAGEIGAGHTVTALYEVELTGEGERVATVRVRAKQPGGAEAAEQRFFLERSQVRETLAQASSDLRFAVAVAGTADLLRGVNTEDEDRGFSRVHSLAEDAVDGQADREEFVSLLRQVRTLASQRVATVPY
- a CDS encoding glucosamine-6-phosphate deaminase, coding for MNIRVFDSEQQAATACAARLAEAVRARPSLALGLPTGRTPLNVYRELVALSAREGLDWSAVRTFNLDEFVGLPATDGGSFRAYMERHLFRHVNLTPGNIHFLDGVAEDLAAECARYDTALADVGGLGLVLLGIGANGHLAFNEPAEGLVAACHRTRLSRETRLANLMLFGDDPGRVPMEALTLGMGALLQSGRAVLLAFGEGKAEAVRAMVEGPVTPRCPASFLQLHRDVEVWLDAAAARALQ
- a CDS encoding amidase, translating into MDPFVSLDGTAQAELVRRREVTPLELVDAAIARIERCNPKLNAVVQTQFDAAREQAKGPLPEGPFTGVPFLLKDLLAAQRGQPLTGGSRFMKDFVPDHDSELVKRHLRAGLVVLGKTNTSELGLLPTTESALYGPCRNPWDVTRSAGGSSGGAAAAVASGMVPFAHASDGGGSIRIPASCCGLFGLKPTRGRNPTGPDLADAYHWLVADHAITRTVRDSAALLDATEGPDVGAPVFAPPRSRPYLMEVGAPPGRLRIGLSLRNAMGAPVHPECLAAVATAARRLEGLGHSVIEANLHLPGEEDLGQHFMTAWAAGVVHGLEAAARRMGREPDPTEVEPFTWALYQFGLAQGLSGYLRSQEELLRFSRAFAHRFEEVDAWLLPTVTEPAPTLGSFATPPGEPLQPLFHAATFTPYCPMANMAGNPAMSVPLHWSPEGLPIGVQFIGRFGDEATLFRLAAQLEAAHPWTHRRPAVSA
- a CDS encoding lipid-binding SYLF domain-containing protein yields the protein MNAEQEKTLHEEAMATLGRLERKNPELKQALERARGFAVFPSMGRASLVLGGTYGHGEVFERGKPIGFATLSQMTIGVQVGGQTFSELIFFEDRNALEDFKGGKVAFAANASAVIIKAAASGTTNYAKCTAHAYSRGGMLLEVSLGGQKFTFMPPSSEKERQAKDSEEGGGREKEASSGEGAGGGLQRWLHLRPRHPTAVAKRASEDGGGRETEDSSREDAGGGLQRWLQAHPRHRTAVVMGVSTLATLGTRLLKTRAHELRAS